The genomic segment GCAAACGAACGGTCCGCTCTTTGAGCTGTTCAGGTGCCAGGACGAGCCGGACGACCTCGTCCAGATCCGCCCGCGTGATCCCAGGCTCGAAGAACGCTCGCCACACTGCCGGATCGTCCGTCTCGGGTGGCGCCTCGAGCGCCCCGCGATCGAGGTAGACCCGCAGCATGGACTGGATCGCCATGCTCCGGTAGGCCCAGGCCGGGAGCCGCTGCAAATGGGACAGAAACTCCTCGAACCCCGCCTCGCGGTGTTCGGGCCGGAACGGATCGAACGACATCAACAGTTCTTCGACGTAATACAACAGCCGGCCCGAGAACCCGAGCAGCGTGTCGAGATCATGCTCCCATTCGCTACCGAGCGCCTTCCGCGCTTCGACCAGCCAACGCTCGAACCGGCGCGCATCAGTCGCTCGAAAGACCAGCGAGATGACCGAGGTCAAATCGAGCGGAACCGATATTGCGACCTCGAGCTTGAGCGCCGGCCGGCCTACCAGCAACTCACCCATCGTTCCGCTGGCCCGGCCTCCTCGATATCGCGATATCACGATAGCATGGTCTCCCTCTCGTGTCAACCCTTCCGAGCGGAACGCCGCTGCTCCCGGTCTCCACTCCGTCTCCGCCGCGGGAACGAGCACGATTTTCTCTTCTTTCATTCGGTGCGTCGAGCGGCACACATGAGTCGTCGGTATCTCCCCGCCCCGTGCGGGATCAGCGGCCCAAACCTTCGCAGGGCACCGATCGCCGCGTATACTCGTCGGCGTTCGGCCGAACGGGAGAACGGCCGGATGTCGAAAGACTCGGTTCGAGCGCGTACTCGAAAAGGGAAGGGTAGGAACGTTCGATGGAGCGCATGACCCGACGGCGATGGCTCGGTCTCGTCATGGGCACGGTGACCGTCTCGGCGAGTGCACTCCTCGCCAGTTGCGGCGGCACGGGGAGCACACCGACACCGACCACTGCCGCCACACCGACACCGCCGGCAGCGGCTGCCTCACCGACCGCCACCGCCGCAGCGACCGCGACCACTGGCGCAGCCACCCCGACCGTCGCTATCGCCACTCCGACGACCGCAGCCGCGAGCACCGTCAAGGCGCGCATCGCCTTGACCGCGAGCGATGCCGCTTTCCTGATCGCGCTCGATCAGGGGCTCTTCAAAGCTGCTGGCATCACCGTCGACCTGATTACCGCAACGCTCGACCCCGGTCAGGCGATCTCCCTTCTCGGAGCTGGCCAGCTCGATCTCGTCGGTGGGGGCATCAGCGCTGCTCTCGTCAACGGCATCAAGCAAGGGGTCGCCCTCAAGATCGTCGTCGCCGAGACCGTGATCACCGAAGACTTCGGAAACTACCACGTCATCGGCGTCTCCAAGTCGCTCTGGGACTCCGGCGAGGTTCGCTCGGTCGCTGACCTGCGCGGCAAGTCGATCGCGCTGGTGACGAGTTCCGGTGGCGATGTGCTGGAAACCAAGAAGGTCTTGGCCCAGCATGGGCTGACGCTCGACGACGTCCAAGTACAGACACTTCGGGCACCGGACGTTCCCGCCGCCCTCCAGAACGCCGCTGTCGCCGCCGGATTCCTGATCGAGCCGTACGTGACGATCGCATTGGAGCAGCTCGGTGCCGCAGTCGCGTTAGTCGACGGGCAGGCGATCGCACAAGCAGCCGGCATCGGCCTCCCGATCAACGTCCTCTCCTTCGGCCCGCGGCTCCTCGACGACCGATCGCTCGCCGTCGCGTTCCTCGCTGCCTATCTGCGCGGTGTCGCTTGGTACTACGAACGGATCGGCGATACCGCTCGCCGGCAGGAGATCGCCGAGGTACTCAAGAAGTACACGCCGCTCAAGG from the Thermomicrobium sp. 4228-Ro genome contains:
- a CDS encoding ABC transporter substrate-binding protein, with the protein product MERMTRRRWLGLVMGTVTVSASALLASCGGTGSTPTPTTAATPTPPAAAASPTATAAATATTGAATPTVAIATPTTAAASTVKARIALTASDAAFLIALDQGLFKAAGITVDLITATLDPGQAISLLGAGQLDLVGGGISAALVNGIKQGVALKIVVAETVITEDFGNYHVIGVSKSLWDSGEVRSVADLRGKSIALVTSSGGDVLETKKVLAQHGLTLDDVQVQTLRAPDVPAALQNAAVAAGFLIEPYVTIALEQLGAAVALVDGQAIAQAAGIGLPINVLSFGPRLLDDRSLAVAFLAAYLRGVAWYYERIGDTARRQEIAEVLKKYTPLKDDQLYARMTWPPIARDGRFDPKFLDEYQALWIERGQIKETLPVDELVDFSYLDEAARQV